Within the Pseudoalteromonas ulvae UL12 genome, the region TTGATGAGTCAGTGTTAGTTCTACCCATTGAGAATGTGTAATGGTGTTAAGCTGCGCTAGGTCATCTGTCGATAAACGCGCTGTGGCATCTGGTGCCAACAAAAATAAGTGTTGCCCATTGATTTGTTGATAGCGAGCAAAATCATAGCAGGCATCAGCAATAAGTAGCACGGTATCGTCAGCTGAAACGAGCGACTTTAACCTGTATAAGGATACATGCTGAGATGTTTTTGAAATAATATGTAATGTCATAACGTGACGATATGCTCCTGCTGTTCAATCAGCGTCTTGATTTCAGATGCATTGAGTGGTGTAACGGCAAGGGACAGTGATTCAGTTTGGAGCTGGTAGTCATCCAGTGATTGTTGACAAACATAGAGATGTTCTACATCGTAGAGATCTAATGTTTTGAGCGTTTTGAAGTAATCTTTCAACTGCGCGGCTTGCGGTTGTTGGTCTGGTTTTAGGCACAGCACTGCATCGCCTTGAAATAATACAGAAACATGCTGATCGATGGCAGCAAAAATCAACGCCGTATCGAGTGCCTCTCTGCCGTTTTGATGTAAAAATGGACTGCTGTGATTAATCACTAAAATATGTTTCATTTAAACTGTATCCACTTGTCAGTTTTGGCTGTAATCATTGCAAACTCGGCCAATCCTGCCACAGTAAACGGGGCGGTTGCTGTGAGGTTCACCCCGCGTTTTTCAGCGGCAGTCACACATAATAAAAGTGGGATATCACGGCCTGCTAATCGTTGCCATTGCTGATTGAGTTGATATTCGTCAGTTGGAGTAACGATGTGTGGGCTTGCATGCCACACTGCATCTTGATAAAGAAATATCGCTTTGATTGAATGATCTGCATCCAATGCCGCATCAGCAAACTGAATTAAGTTTTGCGCGCTTGTGTAGTCAGATT harbors:
- a CDS encoding DsrH/TusB family sulfur metabolism protein; this translates as MTLHIISKTSQHVSLYRLKSLVSADDTVLLIADACYDFARYQQINGQHLFLLAPDATARLSTDDLAQLNTITHSQWVELTLTHQQIISW
- the tusC gene encoding sulfurtransferase complex subunit TusC encodes the protein MKHILVINHSSPFLHQNGREALDTALIFAAIDQHVSVLFQGDAVLCLKPDQQPQAAQLKDYFKTLKTLDLYDVEHLYVCQQSLDDYQLQTESLSLAVTPLNASEIKTLIEQQEHIVTL
- the tusD gene encoding sulfurtransferase complex subunit TusD, translated to MASFVLSLHSSQSDYTSAQNLIQFADAALDADHSIKAIFLYQDAVWHASPHIVTPTDEYQLNQQWQRLAGRDIPLLLCVTAAEKRGVNLTATAPFTVAGLAEFAMITAKTDKWIQFK